A single Microcoleus sp. FACHB-672 DNA region contains:
- a CDS encoding NAD(P)H-quinone oxidoreductase subunit N, which yields MALITTGGGLIRDLEKHGALGLYVPLEGGYEGRYQRRVRAAGYNTYNLSARGLGDLAAYLTGTHGVRPPHLGKKGTGNEGAVGYTYYVPALISTQLAQLPRKSKGLVLWMLEGQILSRQEIEYLTTLPKIEPRVKIAIEMGGDRFFRWMPLKDMLVPA from the coding sequence ATGGCACTGATTACTACGGGGGGCGGGTTAATCCGTGATCTGGAAAAGCACGGGGCGCTGGGACTGTATGTACCTTTAGAAGGGGGATATGAGGGGCGCTATCAGCGCCGGGTTAGGGCTGCCGGTTACAACACTTACAACCTTTCTGCGCGGGGTTTAGGGGATTTGGCAGCCTATTTAACCGGCACTCATGGAGTACGTCCCCCTCACCTCGGTAAAAAAGGCACTGGCAATGAGGGTGCAGTTGGCTATACCTATTATGTGCCGGCACTGATAAGCACCCAATTAGCCCAGTTACCGCGCAAGTCAAAAGGACTGGTACTTTGGATGCTGGAAGGACAGATCCTGTCACGCCAGGAAATTGAATATTTAACGACTTTGCCTAAGATAGAACCCCGGGTGAAGATCGCAATTGAGATGGGTGGCGATCGTTTCTTCCGCTGGATGCCGCTTAAGGATATGTTGGTTCCCGCTTAA
- the rpsE gene encoding 30S ribosomal protein S5 — translation MAEQQQQQRRKKSSRNREKETEWQERVVQIRRVTKVVKGGKKLSFRAIVVVGNERGQVGVGVGKASDVISAVKKGVVDGKKHLIEVPLTKSNSIPHPANGAATGAKVMMRPASPGTGVIAGGAVRTVLELAGVRNILAKQLGSNNPLNNARAAVNALSGLRTFSDVAEERGIPIENLYI, via the coding sequence ATGGCGGAACAACAACAGCAACAGCGACGTAAAAAAAGCAGTCGCAATCGCGAAAAAGAAACCGAGTGGCAAGAGCGGGTTGTTCAGATCCGCCGCGTTACCAAAGTGGTGAAAGGTGGTAAAAAACTCAGCTTCCGCGCGATCGTCGTTGTTGGCAACGAACGGGGCCAAGTGGGTGTTGGCGTTGGCAAAGCGAGTGACGTAATCAGTGCTGTTAAAAAAGGCGTGGTTGATGGCAAAAAGCACTTGATTGAGGTTCCCCTCACCAAGTCCAATTCCATCCCTCATCCCGCAAATGGGGCGGCAACTGGAGCCAAAGTGATGATGCGTCCTGCTTCACCTGGAACTGGGGTAATTGCCGGGGGAGCTGTGCGGACGGTACTGGAACTTGCCGGTGTCCGCAATATTTTAGCCAAGCAACTCGGCTCGAACAATCCTTTAAATAATGCCCGCGCGGCAGTCAATGCCTTATCCGGTCTCCGCACCTTTTCTGATGTGGCCGAAGAGCGCGGAATTCCAATTGAAAATCTCTACATTTAG
- the rplD gene encoding 50S ribosomal protein L4, giving the protein MVTCVVRDWQGQEVSEATLDLRVAKEENAAHIVHRALRLQQVNGRQGTASAKTRAEVRGGGRKPWRQKGTGRARAGSIRSPLWRGGGVIFGPKPRDYDIKMNRKERRLALRTVLQSRASEDMIVVSDFKEQLSRPKTKELLAAFTRWGIEPDAKVLLILDEREENVYLSARNVAKLKLLSAANLNIFDLLHADKIVVSAEALAKIQEVYSE; this is encoded by the coding sequence ATGGTTACTTGTGTAGTGCGAGACTGGCAAGGACAAGAAGTCTCCGAAGCAACGCTAGATTTAAGAGTGGCGAAAGAAGAAAACGCCGCGCACATTGTCCACAGAGCATTAAGACTGCAACAGGTCAATGGGCGGCAAGGAACAGCCAGCGCCAAAACCAGAGCAGAAGTCAGAGGTGGCGGACGCAAACCCTGGCGTCAGAAAGGAACAGGTCGCGCCCGTGCCGGTTCTATCCGTTCACCCCTATGGCGGGGCGGCGGCGTAATCTTTGGACCCAAACCCAGAGATTATGACATCAAAATGAACCGCAAAGAGCGGCGTCTGGCGCTTCGGACCGTTCTCCAAAGTCGGGCCAGCGAAGACATGATCGTGGTGAGCGACTTTAAAGAACAGCTATCGCGCCCAAAAACCAAAGAATTATTGGCCGCCTTCACGCGTTGGGGAATTGAGCCAGACGCCAAGGTTCTGTTGATCTTGGACGAGCGAGAAGAAAACGTTTATTTATCAGCTCGCAACGTCGCAAAATTAAAGCTCCTCTCAGCAGCAAACTTGAATATTTTTGATCTGCTTCATGCAGACAAAATTGTTGTGAGTGCAGAGGCACTGGCTAAAATTCAGGAGGTGTACAGTGAGTGA
- a CDS encoding 50S ribosomal protein L23 produces the protein MSEYNQRGLADLIHRPIVSEKATMLMELNKYTFEVVPKATKPEIKAAIEYLFNVKVLSVNTQRPPRKKKRVGRFVGFKALYKRAIVTLAPGDTITLFPEV, from the coding sequence GTGAGTGAATACAATCAGCGCGGGCTAGCCGATTTAATCCATCGCCCAATCGTTAGCGAAAAAGCAACGATGTTAATGGAACTCAACAAATACACATTTGAAGTTGTTCCTAAAGCGACCAAACCAGAAATTAAAGCTGCAATTGAATACCTGTTTAATGTCAAAGTCCTGAGTGTCAACACTCAAAGACCGCCGCGTAAAAAGAAACGGGTTGGGCGATTTGTTGGGTTCAAAGCGCTCTACAAACGCGCAATTGTAACTTTGGCACCGGGTGATACCATCACCTTGTTCCCAGAAGTCTAA
- the rplX gene encoding 50S ribosomal protein L24: MAKKSENPVVRYKMHVKKGDTVQVIAGKDKGKVGEILQTLPRESKVVIKGVNVKTKHVKPQQEGESGKIINYEAPIHSSNVMLYSNKQKVASRVSYTFTEEGRKVRMLKKTGEIID, from the coding sequence ATGGCCAAAAAAAGTGAAAATCCTGTAGTTCGCTACAAAATGCACGTCAAAAAAGGTGACACTGTTCAGGTGATTGCCGGCAAGGATAAGGGTAAGGTGGGAGAAATTCTCCAAACTCTTCCTAGAGAAAGCAAAGTAGTGATTAAAGGGGTTAACGTCAAAACCAAGCACGTTAAACCCCAGCAAGAAGGGGAATCGGGAAAAATCATCAACTATGAAGCCCCGATCCACAGCTCCAATGTCATGCTTTACTCCAACAAACAAAAAGTTGCCAGCCGCGTCTCTTACACCTTTACCGAAGAAGGTCGTAAAGTGCGGATGCTTAAAAAGACCGGAGAGATCATTGATTAA
- the rplR gene encoding 50S ribosomal protein L18, with translation MKLTRTESIQRRHRRVRRQVFGTPERPRLAVFRSHQHIYAQVIDDTQHQTLVAASTIDTELKSEVNSGSNCEASAQVGKLIAQRLLAKGIEKVVFDRGGNLYHGRVKALAEAAREAGLDF, from the coding sequence ATGAAGCTGACTCGTACAGAATCAATCCAGCGCCGGCACCGGCGCGTTCGACGCCAGGTGTTTGGTACGCCAGAACGTCCCAGACTGGCCGTGTTTCGCTCTCACCAGCATATTTATGCACAGGTGATCGACGACACCCAACACCAGACCTTAGTGGCGGCCTCGACGATAGACACAGAGCTAAAATCAGAAGTGAACTCTGGCTCTAACTGTGAAGCGTCCGCTCAAGTTGGAAAGCTGATCGCACAGCGATTGCTGGCCAAAGGCATTGAGAAAGTCGTTTTTGATCGCGGTGGCAACCTGTACCACGGTCGCGTCAAAGCGCTAGCAGAAGCCGCTCGTGAAGCCGGCTTAGATTTTTAA
- the rpsQ gene encoding 30S ribosomal protein S17 yields MAVKERVGLVVSAKMQKTVVVAIENRSPHPKYGKIMVRTQRYKVHDEENRCKEGDRVRIQETRPLSRTKRWTVIEVLNSAS; encoded by the coding sequence ATGGCAGTTAAAGAACGAGTTGGCTTGGTTGTCAGCGCCAAAATGCAAAAAACCGTCGTGGTGGCTATCGAAAACCGCTCGCCCCACCCTAAATACGGCAAAATTATGGTTCGCACCCAGCGTTACAAAGTTCACGACGAAGAAAACCGATGTAAGGAAGGCGATCGCGTCCGGATTCAGGAAACTAGGCCCCTGAGTCGTACCAAACGCTGGACGGTGATCGAAGTTCTCAACAGCGCCTCCTAA
- the rplV gene encoding 50S ribosomal protein L22, whose product MAIETTEEVKAIARYIRMSPHKVRRVLDQIRGRSYREALIILEFMPYRACEPVLNVLRSAVANAEHNLGLDPAKLTVSQAFADQGPSLKRFRPRAQGRAYQIRKPTCHITVAVAPALED is encoded by the coding sequence ATGGCTATTGAAACCACTGAAGAAGTCAAAGCGATCGCGCGATACATTCGGATGTCTCCTCATAAGGTGCGTCGGGTGCTTGACCAGATTCGGGGGCGTTCCTATCGGGAAGCGCTGATTATTCTGGAGTTTATGCCTTACCGAGCCTGTGAGCCGGTGCTGAACGTGCTCCGCTCAGCCGTCGCCAATGCCGAACACAACCTGGGGCTTGACCCGGCCAAACTAACGGTTAGTCAGGCATTTGCGGATCAAGGGCCATCACTCAAGCGCTTCCGGCCTCGTGCCCAAGGTCGCGCTTACCAAATTCGGAAGCCAACCTGTCACATTACCGTGGCTGTGGCTCCTGCATTAGAAGACTAA
- the rplF gene encoding 50S ribosomal protein L6, with protein MSRIGKRPIPIPNKVTVAIEGQQVAVKGPKGELSRVLPAEVTVEEEDGTLHVKRRDESRPARQRHGLCRTLVSNMVDGVSQGFQKRLEIQGVGYRAQTQGRTLILNVGYSKPVEIQPPEGIQIAVENNTNVVVSGIDKEIVGNTAARIRAVRPPEVYKGKGIRYAGEVVRRKVGKAGGKGKK; from the coding sequence ATGTCTCGCATTGGCAAGCGCCCCATTCCTATCCCCAATAAAGTGACGGTCGCAATTGAGGGGCAGCAGGTAGCAGTTAAGGGGCCAAAAGGTGAACTTTCTAGAGTTTTGCCGGCAGAAGTCACCGTCGAAGAGGAAGATGGCACATTACACGTCAAGCGCAGGGATGAGTCCCGGCCAGCACGTCAGCGCCACGGATTATGCCGAACCTTAGTGTCTAACATGGTTGATGGCGTTTCCCAAGGCTTTCAAAAACGCCTGGAAATCCAAGGCGTCGGTTACCGGGCGCAAACCCAAGGGCGAACGCTGATTCTCAACGTGGGCTACAGCAAACCCGTTGAAATTCAACCGCCTGAAGGTATCCAAATCGCCGTGGAAAACAACACAAATGTGGTTGTCAGCGGCATTGATAAAGAAATCGTGGGAAACACTGCCGCCAGAATTCGCGCTGTCCGACCGCCGGAAGTCTATAAAGGCAAAGGCATTCGCTATGCCGGTGAAGTCGTCAGACGTAAGGTTGGTAAGGCAGGAGGTAAGGGTAAGAAATGA
- the rpmC gene encoding 50S ribosomal protein L29, with protein MPFPKIEEARSLSDEELGQEILAVKRQLFELRLQQATRRLEKTHQFKHTRHRLAQLITVEAERKRSSAQEVPSQAATQE; from the coding sequence ATGCCTTTTCCCAAGATTGAAGAAGCAAGAAGCTTAAGTGACGAAGAACTGGGTCAGGAAATTTTGGCAGTCAAACGCCAATTGTTTGAATTGCGGTTGCAACAAGCGACTCGCCGGCTAGAAAAAACCCATCAGTTCAAGCACACCCGACATCGGTTGGCCCAGCTGATAACAGTAGAAGCCGAGCGCAAGCGGTCATCCGCGCAAGAAGTCCCCTCACAGGCGGCAACCCAGGAGTAG
- the rplC gene encoding 50S ribosomal protein L3: protein MAVGIIGTKLGMTQVFDAEGRSIPVTVIQAGPCPVTQIKTKQTDGYTAIQVGYGDVKPKALNRPLLGHLAKSSTTPVRHLLEYRLDNTGEYELGQQLKADIFTAGQIVDVVGTSIGKGFAGYQKRHNFKRGPMAHGSKNHRLPGSTGAGTTPGRVYPGKRMAGRLGGKQITIRKLEIVRVDAERNLLLIKGAVPGKPGALLSIKPATIVGR from the coding sequence GTGGCTGTAGGTATTATTGGCACAAAACTCGGCATGACCCAAGTATTTGACGCTGAAGGAAGATCGATTCCTGTCACCGTCATACAAGCCGGTCCATGCCCCGTTACACAGATTAAAACCAAACAAACAGATGGCTACACAGCCATCCAAGTCGGATACGGCGATGTGAAACCGAAAGCTCTTAATAGACCCCTGCTGGGACATCTGGCCAAGTCCAGTACCACGCCGGTGCGTCACCTGCTTGAGTATCGCTTGGATAACACCGGCGAGTATGAACTGGGGCAGCAACTTAAAGCCGATATTTTCACCGCCGGCCAAATTGTAGATGTCGTTGGCACCAGCATCGGTAAAGGCTTCGCCGGCTATCAAAAACGACACAACTTTAAGCGCGGGCCAATGGCTCACGGTTCCAAAAATCACAGACTACCCGGTTCCACCGGCGCAGGCACAACCCCCGGTCGGGTTTACCCTGGCAAGCGGATGGCCGGTCGCCTGGGTGGCAAACAAATCACCATTCGCAAGCTGGAAATCGTTCGCGTAGATGCCGAGCGCAACCTGCTGCTAATTAAAGGAGCCGTTCCTGGTAAACCCGGAGCCTTACTCAGTATCAAGCCGGCAACAATAGTAGGTCGGTAG
- the rplO gene encoding 50S ribosomal protein L15 — protein MRIQDAVPKKGSTKRKRRLGRGIAAGQGASAGKGMRGQKARSGSSTRPGFEGGQMPLYRRLPKLKHFTVINRKQYTTINVRSLASLPANTEVTLASLMEAGIVTSNDGSLKILGDGDLNVPLNVKASAFTASARSKIEAAGGSCEVVSARGN, from the coding sequence ATGAGAATACAAGATGCGGTGCCCAAAAAGGGCTCTACAAAGCGCAAACGCCGCTTAGGTCGGGGGATTGCTGCCGGCCAAGGTGCTAGCGCAGGCAAAGGAATGCGCGGTCAAAAAGCCAGATCGGGTAGCAGTACTCGGCCCGGGTTTGAAGGTGGTCAAATGCCTCTTTACAGGCGCTTGCCCAAGCTTAAACACTTTACCGTCATTAATCGTAAACAGTACACTACGATTAATGTAAGATCGCTGGCCTCACTCCCCGCCAATACAGAAGTGACTTTAGCCTCACTCATGGAGGCCGGTATTGTCACATCAAATGACGGCTCGCTGAAAATTTTAGGCGATGGGGATTTGAACGTCCCACTTAATGTAAAAGCCTCTGCCTTTACAGCTAGCGCCCGTTCCAAAATTGAAGCAGCGGGTGGCAGTTGTGAAGTTGTATCTGCAAGGGGAAATTAG
- a CDS encoding salt stress protein, Slr1339 family → MESIERLLADVKTEYQSSVEPAEPKPLTDLTAKPATASAASENVLLSNFATLPENNLLAELKREYEETNALSSVKAAKVNGLPNLTEEISVFPQLTSSTIHENGLLNNFVSLPENNLLAELKGEYEEEAKAEEQKRQQQLKEEQIRQEKLKQQQREAISKQAQAWLKTLDPLSDEGLWFEEFAYKYPSKQEAAIDYLQALQETP, encoded by the coding sequence ATGGAATCGATAGAGCGCTTATTAGCTGACGTTAAAACAGAATATCAGAGTTCTGTGGAGCCAGCAGAACCAAAACCACTCACTGACTTAACTGCAAAACCCGCGACAGCATCGGCTGCAAGCGAAAACGTATTGCTCAGTAATTTCGCTACTTTACCGGAAAATAACTTATTAGCAGAACTTAAGCGCGAGTATGAAGAGACAAATGCTCTAAGTTCTGTGAAGGCGGCAAAAGTAAACGGACTGCCTAACTTAACTGAGGAAATTTCTGTATTTCCGCAACTCACATCATCTACTATACACGAAAACGGGTTGCTGAACAATTTTGTTTCCTTACCAGAAAATAACTTATTAGCGGAACTTAAAGGTGAGTACGAGGAGGAAGCCAAAGCTGAGGAACAGAAAAGACAGCAACAGCTTAAAGAAGAACAGATCCGCCAGGAAAAGCTAAAACAGCAACAGCGGGAAGCAATCAGCAAACAAGCGCAAGCTTGGTTAAAAACTTTAGATCCTCTGTCAGATGAAGGACTCTGGTTTGAAGAGTTTGCTTATAAATATCCTTCAAAACAAGAGGCGGCGATTGATTATTTGCAAGCTTTGCAAGAAACCCCGTAA
- the rpsC gene encoding 30S ribosomal protein S3 has product MGQKIHPVGFRLGVTQEHRSRWFADSNRYPEVLQEDHKIRKYVQKTLSNAGISEVRIERKADQIDLEVRTARPGVVVGRGGQGIESLRTGLLEMLGGGNRQIRINVVEVARVDADAALIAEYIAGQLERRVSFRRVVRQAIQRAQKAGVEGIKIQVSGRLNGAEIARTEWTREGRVPLHTLRADIDYSYCTAKTIYGILGVKVWVFKGEIIPGQQEVAPTNVAQPKRRQQRRRQQFEDRSNEG; this is encoded by the coding sequence GTGGGACAAAAAATACATCCAGTCGGTTTTCGTTTAGGTGTCACCCAAGAACACCGCTCGCGTTGGTTCGCAGATTCCAATCGTTATCCAGAAGTTTTGCAAGAGGATCACAAAATCCGCAAGTACGTGCAGAAAACCCTCAGTAATGCAGGGATTTCTGAAGTGCGTATTGAACGCAAAGCTGACCAGATCGATCTAGAAGTCCGCACAGCCAGACCCGGCGTCGTTGTGGGGCGGGGTGGCCAAGGTATCGAAAGTTTACGCACCGGCCTTCTAGAAATGCTCGGTGGCGGCAACCGCCAAATCCGCATTAACGTTGTGGAAGTGGCTAGAGTGGATGCCGATGCAGCGTTGATTGCCGAATACATCGCAGGACAATTAGAGCGGCGGGTTTCCTTCCGACGAGTTGTACGCCAAGCCATCCAACGCGCCCAAAAAGCCGGTGTGGAAGGCATCAAAATACAAGTCAGCGGTCGTCTGAACGGTGCGGAAATTGCCCGTACCGAGTGGACTCGCGAAGGAAGAGTGCCTCTGCACACCTTACGCGCAGACATTGACTACTCCTACTGCACCGCCAAAACCATTTATGGGATTCTTGGCGTCAAAGTTTGGGTTTTCAAAGGCGAAATCATTCCCGGACAGCAAGAAGTGGCTCCGACAAACGTGGCTCAGCCCAAGCGCCGGCAACAGCGACGCCGCCAGCAGTTTGAAGACCGCTCAAATGAAGGATAA
- the rpsS gene encoding 30S ribosomal protein S19, with the protein MGRSLKKGPFVADHLLTKVENLNAKGEKQVIKTWSRASTILPLMVGHTIAVHNGRQHVPVYVTEQMVGHKLGEFAPTRTFRGHAKGDKKARR; encoded by the coding sequence ATGGGTCGTTCTCTCAAAAAAGGTCCTTTCGTTGCTGACCATCTGCTTACCAAAGTAGAAAACTTGAATGCCAAAGGCGAAAAACAGGTGATCAAAACCTGGTCACGCGCCTCAACAATCTTGCCCCTGATGGTTGGTCACACCATCGCCGTTCATAACGGACGGCAGCACGTACCAGTCTACGTGACCGAGCAAATGGTCGGTCACAAATTAGGTGAATTTGCCCCGACCCGAACTTTCCGGGGACACGCTAAGGGCGATAAAAAGGCACGTCGTTAG
- the rplN gene encoding 50S ribosomal protein L14 → MIQQETYLNVADNSGARKLMCIRVLGGNRRYAGVGDVIIAVVKDATPNQAVKKSDVVRAVIVRTRKGLRRDSGMSIRFDDNAAVIINQDGNPRGTRVFGPVARELRDKNFTKIVSLAPEVL, encoded by the coding sequence GTGATTCAGCAAGAGACCTACTTAAATGTGGCAGATAACAGCGGTGCACGTAAATTGATGTGCATCCGCGTTCTGGGGGGCAACCGGCGCTATGCCGGTGTGGGCGACGTGATTATTGCCGTCGTTAAAGATGCCACTCCGAATCAAGCCGTCAAAAAGTCGGATGTCGTGCGTGCCGTCATCGTCCGTACCCGTAAGGGACTGCGCCGGGACAGTGGCATGAGCATTCGCTTTGATGATAACGCCGCCGTCATTATTAACCAAGATGGCAACCCGCGAGGAACCCGCGTCTTTGGGCCGGTGGCTCGCGAACTGCGTGACAAGAACTTCACTAAAATTGTTTCCCTCGCGCCGGAGGTACTCTGA
- a CDS encoding vWA domain-containing protein: protein MLENRDYTLIIDKSGSMSTKDQQGGKSRWVAMQESALALASKCEEFDPDGLTVYLFSGRFKRYDNVTSNRVSQIFQENEPSGRTDLAGVLVDALNSYFQRKAARQTKSNGETILVVTDGEPDDRKAVMKVIIEASRRLDRDEELAISFVQVGTDATATQFLKALDDDLQGAGAKFDIVDTITMDDMEDLTLTEVLLNAIID from the coding sequence ATGCTGGAAAACCGTGACTATACCTTAATTATTGATAAAAGCGGGAGTATGTCCACGAAAGATCAACAGGGAGGTAAAAGTCGCTGGGTTGCGATGCAGGAGTCTGCCCTTGCTTTAGCGAGTAAATGTGAGGAATTTGACCCCGATGGATTGACAGTTTACCTGTTCTCAGGCCGATTTAAACGCTACGACAACGTTACATCCAACAGAGTCTCCCAGATATTTCAAGAAAATGAGCCTTCTGGAAGAACTGATTTAGCCGGCGTCTTGGTTGATGCGCTTAACAGTTATTTTCAACGCAAAGCAGCCCGCCAGACTAAATCGAATGGGGAGACAATTTTGGTGGTGACAGACGGGGAACCGGATGATCGCAAAGCCGTGATGAAAGTCATCATTGAAGCGTCTCGCCGGCTGGATCGCGATGAAGAATTGGCAATTTCGTTCGTGCAAGTCGGTACAGATGCCACTGCGACTCAGTTTCTCAAAGCGCTGGATGACGATCTGCAAGGTGCCGGCGCGAAGTTTGACATTGTCGATACTATCACAATGGATGATATGGAAGATCTGACCCTGACAGAAGTATTGCTCAATGCCATTATTGATTAA
- the rplE gene encoding 50S ribosomal protein L5 has translation MPGKLKTQYTETIVPKLMEQFNYTNIHQVPKLVKVTVNRGLGDAAQNAKAMEASIKEMGIITGQKPVVTRAKKAIAGFKIRKGMPVGIMVTLRSERMYDFVERLINLSLPRIRDFRGISPKSFDGRGNYTLGVREQLIFPEIEYDTVDQIRGMDISIITTANTDEEGRALLKEMGMPFRTN, from the coding sequence ATGCCAGGAAAACTCAAAACTCAGTACACCGAGACGATTGTTCCAAAACTGATGGAGCAGTTTAATTATACGAACATCCATCAGGTGCCCAAGCTTGTGAAAGTCACCGTTAACCGTGGGTTAGGGGATGCCGCTCAAAATGCTAAGGCAATGGAAGCGTCTATCAAAGAAATGGGGATTATTACAGGTCAAAAGCCGGTGGTAACTCGCGCGAAGAAAGCCATCGCCGGCTTCAAAATCCGCAAAGGAATGCCGGTTGGCATTATGGTCACTCTCCGGTCTGAGCGGATGTACGACTTCGTAGAGCGACTCATTAACCTGTCCCTGCCCCGAATTCGGGATTTTCGAGGCATTAGTCCCAAGAGTTTTGATGGCCGGGGAAATTACACTCTAGGCGTCAGAGAACAGCTAATTTTTCCAGAAATCGAATACGATACCGTCGATCAAATTCGGGGTATGGACATTTCAATCATCACAACTGCAAACACCGACGAAGAGGGCCGCGCCTTGCTCAAAGAAATGGGTATGCCCTTCCGGACTAACTAA
- the rpsH gene encoding 30S ribosomal protein S8 produces the protein MAVNDTIADMLTRIRNSSLARHQTTEVPATKMTRNIAKVLKDEGFIAEYEEAGEGVTRHLVISLKYKGKNRQPIITALKRVSKPGLRVYSNRQELPRVLGGIGIAIISTSSGIMTDREARRTGVGGEVLCYVW, from the coding sequence ATGGCGGTTAACGATACGATTGCAGATATGCTAACGCGCATTCGCAACTCCAGCCTAGCGCGGCATCAAACAACTGAGGTGCCGGCCACTAAAATGACTCGCAATATAGCCAAAGTTTTAAAAGATGAAGGTTTTATTGCTGAGTATGAAGAAGCAGGCGAAGGAGTGACACGGCATCTGGTAATTTCCTTAAAGTACAAAGGAAAGAACCGGCAACCGATTATTACAGCACTAAAGCGAGTCAGTAAGCCTGGGTTGCGGGTTTACTCAAACCGACAAGAATTGCCACGAGTTTTGGGGGGCATTGGTATTGCCATCATTTCTACGTCGTCTGGCATTATGACCGATCGCGAAGCTCGGCGAACCGGCGTAGGTGGGGAAGTGCTTTGTTATGTCTGGTAA
- the rplP gene encoding 50S ribosomal protein L16, with the protein MLSPKRTKFRKQQRGRMTGQATKGNTLNFGEFALQALEPAWITSRQIEASRRAMTRYIRRGGKIWIRIFPDKPVTMRAAETRMGSGKGSPEFWVAVVKPGRILFEIGGVTEETAREAMRLAAYKLPIKTKFISREEEQS; encoded by the coding sequence ATGTTAAGTCCTAAAAGAACAAAATTCCGCAAGCAGCAGCGCGGACGGATGACAGGTCAGGCAACTAAAGGCAACACACTCAACTTTGGCGAGTTTGCCCTACAAGCGCTAGAACCGGCCTGGATTACCTCCCGCCAAATTGAAGCCAGCCGTCGTGCCATGACCCGTTACATTCGCCGGGGTGGCAAAATCTGGATTCGCATTTTCCCAGACAAACCCGTAACCATGCGGGCTGCCGAAACCCGGATGGGTTCAGGTAAAGGTTCGCCAGAGTTCTGGGTAGCCGTGGTCAAACCCGGTCGAATTCTCTTTGAAATTGGGGGCGTCACTGAAGAGACAGCCCGTGAAGCAATGCGCTTGGCTGCCTATAAGCTACCCATCAAAACAAAGTTCATCTCGCGTGAAGAGGAGCAGTCATAG
- the rplB gene encoding 50S ribosomal protein L2: MGIRSYRPYTPSTRQRTVSDFSEVTRDEPEKSLTTSRHRPKGRNNRGVITTRHRGGGHKRLYRIVDFRRNKHNIPAKVAAIEYDPNRNARLALLYYQDGEKRYILHPVGLAVGTHIISGPESPIEIGNALPLGNIPLGTAVHNVELTPGRGGQIVRAAGATAQVMAKEGNYVTLRLPSGEVRMVRRECYATIGQVGNLDARNIKVGKAGRTRWKGIRPTVRGSVMNPVDHPHGGGEGKAPIGRSGPVTPWGKPALGAKTRKRKKQSSALIVRRRRKSSKRGRGGRES, from the coding sequence ATGGGCATCCGTTCTTACCGGCCATACACACCAAGCACCCGCCAACGCACCGTCTCCGACTTTTCCGAGGTGACGCGTGATGAGCCAGAAAAATCGCTAACGACTTCACGACACCGCCCGAAAGGCCGGAATAATCGTGGTGTTATTACAACCCGGCACCGGGGCGGGGGCCACAAGCGCCTCTACCGGATTGTTGACTTTCGCCGTAATAAACACAATATCCCAGCGAAAGTTGCAGCGATTGAGTACGATCCGAACCGCAACGCTCGGCTTGCACTGCTGTACTACCAAGATGGAGAAAAGCGTTACATTCTTCATCCCGTTGGGTTAGCCGTCGGCACCCACATCATTTCCGGACCTGAATCCCCTATCGAAATTGGCAACGCCTTGCCTTTGGGCAATATCCCGTTAGGGACAGCCGTCCACAACGTAGAACTGACACCCGGTCGGGGTGGCCAAATTGTTCGGGCTGCCGGCGCAACCGCTCAGGTAATGGCCAAAGAAGGCAACTATGTCACCCTCAGACTGCCTTCTGGTGAAGTCCGGATGGTGCGGCGCGAATGCTATGCCACCATTGGCCAAGTTGGCAACCTTGATGCCAGAAACATCAAAGTTGGCAAAGCCGGGCGGACTCGCTGGAAAGGCATCCGGCCCACTGTTCGAGGCAGCGTGATGAACCCTGTTGATCACCCACACGGTGGTGGTGAGGGTAAAGCGCCAATCGGTAGATCCGGCCCAGTGACACCTTGGGGTAAACCAGCTTTGGGTGCCAAGACTCGTAAGCGCAAGAAACAAAGTAGCGCTCTAATTGTGCGCCGTCGCCGTAAATCCTCCAAACGAGGGCGTGGCGGTAGAGAGTCCTAG